The Sporosarcina sp. Marseille-Q4943 genome includes the window GCTTTCCATGTACGAAATGATTTCATCCTCGGTCATTTCTGTCGTGATAACCTTCGTAATCCGTCCATCTTTATCGATTAGAAATGTCGTTGGAAGTGGAACAATATTGTACAGTTCCTTGACATCCTTCTTTTTATCGATAACGATCGGGAACGTCAAACCATATTGATCGCGGAACGTATCCACTTTCAGGTCAGACTCGGCAATATTCACTGACAATACATGAACTCCCTTTTCCTTGAAGGCATTGTATTGATTTTCAATGTATGGCATCTCCCGCTTGCATGGAGGGCACCACGTTCCCCAAAAGTTCAGAAATACGCCTTCTCCTTTATAATCGGATAAACGATGCTTATTCCCTTCAAGATCGACGAGTTCAAAATCCGGAGCCTTGTCGCCTTCCGCCAGGACTTTGACTTTGTCTCTCGAAAAAATTGAAAAAAGAATAGCCGATGCCAGTATAACTAGAACTACGCCTCGGAAAATGAGGCGTGTCCGCTTTTTATTCGCCTTGGACAATTAATAGCCCCCTAACGTAATAAGATTCCGATTCTAATTATAACAAAACAAATATCGTAATAAGGATGAAGTCGTGATAGGTTTGTGAACATTTCCTTTTCCGTACGATTTAACCGATTTTGCCTGTTTCTGCAAGTACTCTTAATTGCTTCACTTCATGTGTCGTCAATTCACGCGCTTCTCCGGCATTTAAACCATGAGTCGTCAACATCGCAAACGACTCCCGTCTCAGTTTTTGGACAGGACAGCCGATCGCATCGAACATTCTTCGCACTTGTCGATTCCGTCCTTCGTGTATAGTGATTTCAACAATCGCAGAGTTTGTCTTCTTATCGAATGACTGCATTTTCACTCTAGCCGGGGCAGTCATGCCATCTTCCAGTTGTATACCGCGCTCCAGTCTTTTCAATGCATCGCGCTGAGGTATCCCTTTCACCTTCGCGACATACTTTTTCTCGATGCCGAACTTCGGATGTGTCATCAGATACGAAAAATCTCCATCGTTCGTCATAATGATAATCCCCGAAGTGTCATAATCCAGCCGTCCGACCGGGAAGATCCTTTCTTCCACCATCGGAAGGAGATCTAGAACCGTTTTTCTCCCTTTTTCATCACTCACCGTAGAGATATACCCTCTAGGTTTGTATAGCAAATAATAGACGAATTGCTCTTTGACTAGCTCCACGCCTTCGACTTCCACACGGTCTGCGCGTGTTACCTTCGTACCCAATTCAGTCACTACTTTGCCGTTCACTTTCACTTTTCCCTCAACGATGAGCGTTTCCGCTTTTCTACGAGATGCTACGCCCGCTTGAGCCAATACTTTTTGTAATCTTTCCAACTCGTCACCTTCCTTCTACCTCAAAAAATTATGTCATATTTCCTGCTAAATGAAAAGAAGACCGACCTGTACGCAGTCAGTCTTCCCTAATAATTTCTTATTTGATTCAATTTAGATTCACTTGCGAATATCAATTTCAGCAGTGATGAGCAATTCATTATCTAGCGATACGGTCCAAGTCCCTTTCACTTTCCTATCCTTATTGCGCGGAATGTAGACGACATGGGATACCCTCTCCACCTCATCTTCATTTAATAGAAGCACAATCGGCCTTTTTAATTCTCCATCGACTCCGGGAAGAATTTTGTATTTGCCTTTCTTCGCGACTGTGACGTTCTCGTATTTGTGGAATGTATCATTGGCCAATTGCTGATGGACGTTCCAGTCGTCTCCATTATTCAACGTGATAACGATCAATTTCTTGCCATCCTTTTCGAAGTAAGTTGCAAGAGTCCTTCCCGCCGCTTTCGTAAATCCTGTCTTTCCAGCTTTGACATGATCGTTTGTATGAATCAGTCGATGTTTATTGCGCCAGCTTCTCACCTCGTCCCCTTTTCGATAAACGAAGTTTTCCGCCGAAGCGATTTTTGAGAATTCATCATTTTTCATCGCAAAATAAAGCATTAAAGCTGTCTCATATGCAGTTGAAAGATGCCGATCATCATGCAGTCCTGACGGGTTCATGAACGTTGTCCGCTCCAAACCATATAATTCAGCTTTCTTATTCATCAAGTCGACAAATCCGTCAACCGATCCTCCCGCATGCTCCGCGAGCGCGTATGCGGCGTCATTGCCAGACCGCAGCATAAGGCCATACAACAATGCATCGGAATCCATTTTCGTACCTTGTTCCAAATAAATGGACGAGCCTTCTGCAGATGCCGCAGCCGGCGAGATGACGATTTCACCGTCTGCCGTCCCGCTTTCAATGAATGTCAATGCTGTCCAGATTTTCGTCAGACTTGCAATCGGCAATTGGAGATTTTCATTGGAGCCATCCAGTAGGCGCCCTGTCTCCGCGTCAATAACCGCCCATGCACTTCCCGATGCCGCTTCTTTCGGGACTGCAGCCAATAAAACCGATAGGAACAGAACAATGGCTATCGCTTGCCTCAATCATTGTTTCCTCCTTCTTCCGTTATTTCAAAGGCTTCTTGGAATTTTGTCATGAATAGATCTGTATCACCGAACAGTTCCTCATCATCACCATCAGCTAATGGAGGCAGCATATCAATCGATTCCAATCCAAATCTATCCAAAAACAAATCTGTCGTCCCATAGAGTATCGGCCTTCCGCTGCCTTCCATACGTCCTTTTTCCATGACGAAACCTTTTGCGACGAGTGTCTGGATCGGCCCGTCCGATTTCACGCCACGCAAGTCATCGATTTCGACCCGTGTGACGGGCTGCTTGTACGCAATGATTGCCAACACTTCCATAGATGCTTGCGTAATGGAGTTCCGCGCAGGATTTTCGAGCAGACGAAGAATGTCATCTGCAAACTCGGCTTTCGTTACGAGCCGGTAATGTCCCCCGTAAAGCCTTAGCGTAATTCCCGAGTCCGGTCTTTCTTCATAATTCACACGCAGCCTCTCAGCGATGGCCGCCGCGGCATCTGTCTCCACTTGAAGGAGCGAGGCGATTTGACTTAACGTCAAGCCGTCATCACCTGCTATGAATAAAAAACTCTCCAACATTCCGGTGAGTCGTTCATCAATTGTTTCCATAGGTCTCCTCCCCTCCTACCATGACTGTCATTTTTCCGAAGTTATTATTTTGTTTTACGATAATGTCAAGCCGTTTCATCAGTTCCAATAAGGATAGGAATGTTACAACTAAATCTTCGACATCATCTCTTTCAAATAAACTTTCAAAATCACAACTTCCGCCCCGCCTTTCAAGGGAGGTCATGATGTCGTCCATTTTTTCACTAACCGAAAGCTCCGACTTTGCAATTTTGGCGGTTAATGGAGCACGTAGCTTCCGTCGTTCGAGCATTTTTTGGAATGCGCCGATCAAGTCGAAGACGTTCATTTTTTCTTCCGGTACCGATACGGCCACTTCCCCAAATTCTGATAAGTCGCCTGGCAGCTTCGTGAAATGTACCGCCCGATCGTCGGCCGACTCCTTCAATGAATTTGCCGCTTCCTTATATTTTTTGTATTCTATCAAACGGGCAACCAATTCATCCCGTGGATCTTCCTCGATGTGGTAATCGTTGTCTTCATCCAATACTTCACCTTCATGAACCGGTAAAAGCATTTTGCTCTTGATTTCGATTAAGGTGGCTGCCAGTACCAAATACTCGCTAAGTTCATCCAGCTCCAAAACCCGCATCGTATGAAGATGCTCTATGTACTGATTTGTCAGCTCAGCCATCGGAATATCATAGATATCGATTTCAAGTCGGTTGATTAAATGTAATAATAGATCAAGAGGCCCTTCAAACGCCTCTAACTTTACTTTATAAGTCATATAACTCCTCCAGTAATACAATTCTATCCTTTGATTTCCGCTACAGGCGGACGCTTTCCGCGGGCAAGCACCGAGCCAATCGAACAGCGGAGGGTTCGATTTGCCTTAATTTCTGCGCTTGTTGCAGAAATTAAGGCAGCCTACACGGTGCTCGTAACGCTTCGCTTTTACTCGCAAAAGCCGTTCTTCGTTACGGCAAGTGCAAAGAGGTGCTCGTAACGCTTCGCTTTTACTCGCAAAAGCCGTTCTTCGTTACGGCAAGTGCAAAGAGGTGCTCGTAACGCTTCGCTTTTACTCGCAAAAGCCGTTCTTCGTTACGGCTTTCGCAGGAGTCGCCGCCTTTCGCTTCAATCAACAAGAGAATTCTATTCAATATGTAAACGATTGATTTCAAAATAAATAAAAAGGAATGATTCAAGTGCATCCATATTATCATCCGCTATTCTTAAATTTTATTGTTTATTTCAATAGGAATCAAGACTACTTCGAGTGCCATGAAGTGCTTGAAGAGTATTGGAAATCCACTCCAAATTATACGAAAGATCATCCACTTACTGCTTTTATCCTCTTATCGACAGGACTTTACCATTGGAGGAGGGGCAATGTGGACGGAGCGCATCGCACACTCGTAAAGGCTGCGAACAGGATGCGTGACTTTCCTAATTTTGATACTCGTTACACAGAGGCCTTGGATTATCGGCAGCTTGTACAGGATACGGAAAGAGTCATCAGCAAAGTGGAAAAAGAAGAAGCTTTTTCTCCGTTCACGATTCTGTTGACATCTGCATCTCTTCAACGCTCTGTCGATGAGGTTGCCTCCTCCATGGATCTTCTCCCTGCTGGAAGCGATGCTGTCATTCATAAACATATGCTTCGGGATCGGTCCGATATTCTCGCGGAACGCGAAAAGAAAAAGCGCAGACCACAATGATCTGCGCCTTTTCTCATTCGGATTGTTGTTGTTCTTCCTTTTGAAGGCATTTTTCCAAGAACGACTCTGTATACTCATTACTCTTACATTCCAAACCGGGAAAAAGTTCTCCGAGCTTCACGATTATCTTGCTACCGATCCCCTCTCCACGGAATGAAGGATTGACTGAAAGGTGCATTACGGTGTATGAATCTACGTCCAATATGATTCCGACGAGGCCGATGAAATCTTCTCCTTGCTTCAGAAGATACAACTGCCAGTCTTCGTCATTTTCATACTGATGGATCGTTTCCTGCAATTTTTTTACAGACTTTTCTCCTGGCATATAAGAAAGCAAGCCCATGGCGATTTTCTCATACGCCTTCTTGTAACGTAAAAGCATCATAGAAATCCCTTCTTTTCAAAAAATCCTCAGGCTACGGCGAAGTGGCCGCTAATCCGCTTAAAAAGGGGCTGTCGCCGAATTATGTTAATCGTACATGATAGCTAAGGCTTTTTCAATGATAGAGAAAGTTCATTTATTTGGACCGGCAAAAGGGGCAATAAAGTACCAGTACACTGCCCCCCAAATGATTGCAGCAATGACCATCAGTATGAAAAGGGTCATATTGCGTCTTTTCATGATGGAATTTCCTGTTCTGTCCTCTGTAACGGGATATCCAGCCTGATAACATCTTCATACGTTTCTCTGCGGACTACCAATTGATGGTTTCCATTTTCGCAAAATACGATTGCTGGCTTTGGAAGACGGTTATAATTGCTCGCCATGGAATATGTGTAAGCTCCTGTACAGAAAACGGCAATGATATCCCCTTCCTCAGGCTCCGCGATATACGCATCTTCAATCAATTTGTCTCCGGATTCACAACATTTACCCGCTATTGTCACTTTATCCGAATGAGGATCCAACATTCTGTTTGCCGTCGCCGCTGTATATTTCGCCTCATACAATGCAGGACGGATATTGTCTGACATCCCGCCATCAACAGCTACATAAGTCCTTGTACCCGGCACTTCCTTACTGCTTCCTACAGTATAAAGAGTGGTGCCGGCATCTCCGACAAGCGATCTGCCCGGTTCAATCCAAATCTCCGGTAACGGATAATTATGTTGGCGCGTCATGGAAAGCACAACATCTTCCATCTCCTCAACATAAGCGGAAGGATGGAGCGGTTTATCCTCTTCCGTGTACCTGATGCCAAAACCGCCGCCCAAGTTAAGTACCGTACAAACGAATTTGAACTTCTGCCGCCATTCGATCATCTTTTCCATTAGTGCTTCCGCCGCAAAACGGAATGCGTCCGTTTCAAAGATTTGGGAACCGATATGGCAATGCATTCCGAGCATGTTAATGTAAGGGTGATTATATAACTTGAGAAATGCATCATCAGCCTGGCCATTTTTCAAATCGAAACCGAATTTCGAATCCTCTTGCCCGGTCGTGATATAGTCATGGGTTGAAGCATGTACCCCTGGAGTGACACGCAACAGAACATTCATCTTTTCTTTGCGCGATTCCGAAATCTCCTTAAGCATTTCGATTTCCAAGAAATTATCAACTACGATACATCCGATTTTTTCATCGAAAGCGAATTGTAATTCCGTGTAACTTTTATTATTCCCATGAAAATGAATTTTTTCCCGAGGGAAATCCGCAGCCGCCGCAGTATATAGCTCCCCACCGGATACAACATCCAAAGAGAGGCCCATCTGCTTTGCAATTTCATAGATGGCTATGGAAGAAAAAGCTTTGCTTGCATATGCAACTTGGGCTTTAATGCCCGCTTTTGCAAAAGTTTCCTTGAACGCTGCAGCACGTTCTCTGAATAGCGCGATGTCATAGACAAGCAATGGCGTGCCATACATATGTGCAAGGTCTACTGTATCTACTCCGCCTATCGTCAAGTGGCCAAGATTGTTCACCGATTGAGTTCCATATAGATGCATATTCATTCCTCCAAGTCATGTTGTTAAAACTTTATCATAACTGGAAGCCAGGAATCAATCCTCTATGAAAGCCTATCCCGGTCAGGCGCGTCCGTAATAAATGGCCGCGGTGCATCGACCGTCATCGGATAGCGTATAATAACGCGCTTCATCGCTTCAGGGAAAAACGGTAATGCTGGCCATAAGTACGGAACGCCCATCGGTTTGAGGGATGCCAAATAATAAAACAGGAAAACGATTCCTAAGAAGAAACCCGGAGCCCCGAGAAGTCCCGTCAATATAAGTATGAAAATCCTGAACACTTTTGTCGTGATGCTCAATTCGAACGACGGTATCGCAAAAGTGAAGATCGCGCTAACCGCAACGTACAATATGACTTCTCCTGTAAAAAGACCGACATCGATCGCCACTTGGCCGATTACGATCGCCGCTACGAGACCCATTGCGGTCGTCATCGGGGAAGGGGTATGGATGGCCGCCATCCGTAAAACTTCAATTCCAATATCCGCTATTAACAACTGGACGAGCAGAGGGACGGAACCGGGATCATTCGGACCGATATAACTGAGCGAAATCGGTAAATATTGCTGGTATGTCGCAAGTAAATACCAAAATGGGAGCAATAAGAGACTGAGCGATGCTCCCAGCAGACGAATCCATCGGACAAATGTCCCGATGAATGGCGCTTGGCGATATTCTTCCGCATGCTGCAAATGATGAAAGATCGTCGCAGGCACCAAAATGGCAGATGGTGATGTATCGACGATGATAGCGATATGGCCCTCTAGAAGATGGGCGGCACAAATATCGGGACGTTCTGTGAAACGGACAAAAGGCATCGGATGAAAGCGCTGCTTAAACAGGAATTCTTCCAACGATTTGTCCGTCATTGTAAGTCCATCATGCTTGATATCATCAAGCCTTTCACGGATGTAGGAAAGGTGTTCCTCGCTGGCAGCCCCTTTCATAAACGTGATTGCGACATCCGTCTTGCCGTTTACAGTTGTCTGATGCATTTCAAAGCGAAGGTTTTCCGTCCTCAGTCGCCTTCTGACTAAAGCCGTATTCGTAATGATGTTTTCAGTAAAACCATCCCTTGATCCCCGAATGACTTTTTCAGTGTCCGGCTCTTCAGGAGACCTTCCAGGATAGCTTCGGATATCCCCGATGAATACAAAACCATCGGGGAGCACGAAGCCGACCTGTCCACTTAATACGTTATTGAGCAGTTTCTCTTTCTCATCGACATCCGACAAAGCATAATAAGGAAAATACGTTAGGAACCATTCAGGATCATCCCTGTTCCCCTCTTCAGGATGTATACCTTCTTGCATTTCCGTCAATAG containing:
- the resA gene encoding thiol-disulfide oxidoreductase ResA gives rise to the protein MSKANKKRTRLIFRGVVLVILASAILFSIFSRDKVKVLAEGDKAPDFELVDLEGNKHRLSDYKGEGVFLNFWGTWCPPCKREMPYIENQYNAFKEKGVHVLSVNIAESDLKVDTFRDQYGLTFPIVIDKKKDVKELYNIVPLPTTFLIDKDGRITKVITTEMTEDEIISYMESIQP
- a CDS encoding pseudouridine synthase, with the protein product MERLQKVLAQAGVASRRKAETLIVEGKVKVNGKVVTELGTKVTRADRVEVEGVELVKEQFVYYLLYKPRGYISTVSDEKGRKTVLDLLPMVEERIFPVGRLDYDTSGIIIMTNDGDFSYLMTHPKFGIEKKYVAKVKGIPQRDALKRLERGIQLEDGMTAPARVKMQSFDKKTNSAIVEITIHEGRNRQVRRMFDAIGCPVQKLRRESFAMLTTHGLNAGEARELTTHEVKQLRVLAETGKIG
- a CDS encoding D-alanyl-D-alanine carboxypeptidase family protein: MRQAIAIVLFLSVLLAAVPKEAASGSAWAVIDAETGRLLDGSNENLQLPIASLTKIWTALTFIESGTADGEIVISPAAASAEGSSIYLEQGTKMDSDALLYGLMLRSGNDAAYALAEHAGGSVDGFVDLMNKKAELYGLERTTFMNPSGLHDDRHLSTAYETALMLYFAMKNDEFSKIASAENFVYRKGDEVRSWRNKHRLIHTNDHVKAGKTGFTKAAGRTLATYFEKDGKKLIVITLNNGDDWNVHQQLANDTFHKYENVTVAKKGKYKILPGVDGELKRPIVLLLNEDEVERVSHVVYIPRNKDRKVKGTWTVSLDNELLITAEIDIRK
- the scpB gene encoding SMC-Scp complex subunit ScpB; translated protein: METIDERLTGMLESFLFIAGDDGLTLSQIASLLQVETDAAAAIAERLRVNYEERPDSGITLRLYGGHYRLVTKAEFADDILRLLENPARNSITQASMEVLAIIAYKQPVTRVEIDDLRGVKSDGPIQTLVAKGFVMEKGRMEGSGRPILYGTTDLFLDRFGLESIDMLPPLADGDDEELFGDTDLFMTKFQEAFEITEEGGNND
- a CDS encoding segregation/condensation protein A; its protein translation is MTYKVKLEAFEGPLDLLLHLINRLEIDIYDIPMAELTNQYIEHLHTMRVLELDELSEYLVLAATLIEIKSKMLLPVHEGEVLDEDNDYHIEEDPRDELVARLIEYKKYKEAANSLKESADDRAVHFTKLPGDLSEFGEVAVSVPEEKMNVFDLIGAFQKMLERRKLRAPLTAKIAKSELSVSEKMDDIMTSLERRGGSCDFESLFERDDVEDLVVTFLSLLELMKRLDIIVKQNNNFGKMTVMVGGEETYGNN
- a CDS encoding DUF309 domain-containing protein, giving the protein MHPYYHPLFLNFIVYFNRNQDYFECHEVLEEYWKSTPNYTKDHPLTAFILLSTGLYHWRRGNVDGAHRTLVKAANRMRDFPNFDTRYTEALDYRQLVQDTERVISKVEKEEAFSPFTILLTSASLQRSVDEVASSMDLLPAGSDAVIHKHMLRDRSDILAEREKKKRRPQ
- a CDS encoding GNAT family N-acetyltransferase, translating into MMLLRYKKAYEKIAMGLLSYMPGEKSVKKLQETIHQYENDEDWQLYLLKQGEDFIGLVGIILDVDSYTVMHLSVNPSFRGEGIGSKIIVKLGELFPGLECKSNEYTESFLEKCLQKEEQQQSE
- the lysA gene encoding diaminopimelate decarboxylase; this encodes MHLYGTQSVNNLGHLTIGGVDTVDLAHMYGTPLLVYDIALFRERAAAFKETFAKAGIKAQVAYASKAFSSIAIYEIAKQMGLSLDVVSGGELYTAAAADFPREKIHFHGNNKSYTELQFAFDEKIGCIVVDNFLEIEMLKEISESRKEKMNVLLRVTPGVHASTHDYITTGQEDSKFGFDLKNGQADDAFLKLYNHPYINMLGMHCHIGSQIFETDAFRFAAEALMEKMIEWRQKFKFVCTVLNLGGGFGIRYTEEDKPLHPSAYVEEMEDVVLSMTRQHNYPLPEIWIEPGRSLVGDAGTTLYTVGSSKEVPGTRTYVAVDGGMSDNIRPALYEAKYTAATANRMLDPHSDKVTIAGKCCESGDKLIEDAYIAEPEEGDIIAVFCTGAYTYSMASNYNRLPKPAIVFCENGNHQLVVRRETYEDVIRLDIPLQRTEQEIPS
- a CDS encoding spore germination protein, with the translated sequence MAKLFTSLKDGEEWFHSKFGINETFDATAKTVHLWGMPTLLFYINGLVDGGTLTTLLTEMQEGIHPEEGNRDDPEWFLTYFPYYALSDVDEKEKLLNNVLSGQVGFVLPDGFVFIGDIRSYPGRSPEEPDTEKVIRGSRDGFTENIITNTALVRRRLRTENLRFEMHQTTVNGKTDVAITFMKGAASEEHLSYIRERLDDIKHDGLTMTDKSLEEFLFKQRFHPMPFVRFTERPDICAAHLLEGHIAIIVDTSPSAILVPATIFHHLQHAEEYRQAPFIGTFVRWIRLLGASLSLLLLPFWYLLATYQQYLPISLSYIGPNDPGSVPLLVQLLIADIGIEVLRMAAIHTPSPMTTAMGLVAAIVIGQVAIDVGLFTGEVILYVAVSAIFTFAIPSFELSITTKVFRIFILILTGLLGAPGFFLGIVFLFYYLASLKPMGVPYLWPALPFFPEAMKRVIIRYPMTVDAPRPFITDAPDRDRLS